In Xylanibacter ruminicola 23, a single genomic region encodes these proteins:
- a CDS encoding glycosyl transferase → MRILFLVYHGFSEHSGISKKIHYQVKGLRENGHDVRLCYYGFAENGHRCRYIDGTILKDYGVGRLAALRQRINYECIYNYCIHENIEFIYARSFMNASPWLVSLFKKVKGAGIRAVTEIPTYPYDSEFSPHIWKQPLRLILDKFFRCSLYRYMDAMVTFSDATEIFGQRTINISNGVDFDSIPLHNYQFPTDGSIHLIGVAEVHIWHGYDRLIAGIGEYYKNTQNPRQVFFHIVGGVHPHQRYKDNHFHPGLQVIIDKYKIQDYIIFHGQLFGEELDKVFNVSCFAIGSLARHRSGITVIKTLKNREYATRGIPFIYSEQDSDFDHQSYVLKAPADESPIDIQKIIDFVNKFTMKPEYIRKTVEHLKWENQMQRVLDAVF, encoded by the coding sequence ATGCGGATACTATTCTTAGTCTATCATGGCTTCTCTGAGCATAGTGGAATCTCTAAAAAAATCCACTATCAAGTTAAAGGCTTGCGTGAAAATGGGCATGATGTCAGACTCTGCTACTATGGTTTTGCGGAAAATGGGCATAGGTGCAGATATATAGATGGCACTATACTGAAGGACTATGGTGTGGGACGTTTGGCAGCTCTTCGTCAGCGTATAAACTATGAATGTATATATAACTATTGTATTCATGAGAATATAGAGTTTATCTATGCTCGGAGTTTTATGAATGCTAGCCCCTGGCTTGTCAGTCTATTCAAGAAGGTCAAAGGTGCTGGTATTCGTGCTGTAACAGAGATCCCGACATATCCTTATGATTCAGAGTTTAGTCCCCATATATGGAAACAGCCGTTACGTTTAATCCTTGATAAATTTTTCCGCTGTAGTCTTTATCGTTATATGGACGCTATGGTTACTTTCTCTGATGCGACAGAGATCTTTGGTCAACGTACAATAAATATAAGCAACGGTGTGGATTTTGATAGCATCCCTTTGCATAATTATCAGTTTCCTACTGACGGCTCCATCCATTTGATTGGTGTTGCTGAAGTTCATATTTGGCATGGATATGATCGTCTGATAGCGGGAATCGGTGAGTATTACAAAAATACACAGAATCCTCGTCAGGTTTTTTTTCATATAGTCGGAGGTGTCCATCCACATCAAAGGTATAAGGATAATCATTTCCACCCAGGATTGCAAGTAATTATTGATAAGTATAAGATACAGGATTATATTATTTTTCATGGTCAGCTATTTGGTGAAGAATTGGATAAAGTCTTTAATGTGTCTTGTTTCGCAATAGGTTCACTTGCACGTCATCGTAGTGGCATCACTGTTATAAAGACCTTAAAGAATCGTGAATATGCTACACGTGGAATTCCTTTTATCTATAGTGAACAAGACAGTGACTTTGATCATCAATCATATGTATTGAAGGCTCCAGCTGACGAATCGCCGATTGATATCCAAAAAATTATTGATTTTGTAAATAAATTCACGATGAAACCAGAATATATACGCAAAACAGTTGAACACTTAAAATGGGAAAATCAGATGCAACGTGTTTTGGATGCAGTTTTTTAA
- a CDS encoding glycosyltransferase family 2 protein, whose product MNYDVTIGIPVYKAIDFIENTIASALNQTFESIEYLVVDDCGNDGSIEIVERFQREHPRGRNIRILYNKGNMGVGMTRNRILDEAQGQYLYFLDSDDLIEPDTICCLFEKATTNRADVVYGSLDMIDYVKGSPSQSYILPDVCFLSDDEMALYAFRNYSSFQISVCNCLMRLDFLRKSNLRFLNSAFWEDLAFTYEMVPRVSKAVLLSKITYHYLCRTGSLSHYQNRDMLKKTEIIENVSVLDYLKGKIAMFVGRPFLPYYCYNLEMNSFYLVCYILKYYQRIVPVISNHEMQKILWFPVNFWQILLFRHKRLQNMFLWGLSRIPSSLSLFFVRLLGKMKKVI is encoded by the coding sequence ATGAATTATGATGTTACCATAGGAATACCTGTTTATAAAGCTATTGACTTCATTGAGAATACAATAGCTTCAGCCCTCAATCAGACATTTGAAAGCATCGAATATCTAGTTGTGGATGATTGTGGTAATGATGGCTCGATTGAAATCGTTGAGCGTTTTCAAAGAGAGCATCCACGAGGAAGGAATATTCGTATTCTTTATAATAAAGGTAATATGGGAGTTGGTATGACTCGGAATAGAATCTTGGATGAAGCTCAAGGTCAATATCTCTATTTTCTTGATTCTGATGATTTAATAGAGCCTGACACTATCTGTTGCTTGTTTGAAAAGGCAACAACGAATCGGGCAGATGTAGTATATGGCTCTTTAGATATGATTGATTATGTTAAGGGATCTCCATCTCAATCATATATATTGCCAGACGTATGTTTCCTGTCTGATGATGAAATGGCTCTCTATGCATTCCGTAATTATAGTTCTTTCCAAATTTCAGTATGTAATTGCTTGATGAGACTTGATTTCCTTCGTAAAAGCAATTTGCGTTTTTTGAATTCTGCTTTTTGGGAAGATCTGGCATTTACATACGAAATGGTTCCTCGGGTTAGTAAGGCAGTTCTTCTGTCTAAGATTACGTATCATTATTTATGTCGTACGGGCTCTCTCTCTCATTATCAAAATAGAGATATGCTGAAAAAAACAGAAATCATTGAGAATGTTTCAGTATTAGATTATCTTAAGGGTAAAATTGCAATGTTTGTTGGGAGACCTTTCCTTCCATATTATTGTTATAATCTTGAGATGAATAGCTTCTATTTGGTTTGTTATATTTTGAAGTATTATCAGCGAATTGTTCCTGTAATTTCAAATCATGAGATGCAGAAAATTCTCTGGTTTCCTGTGAATTTCTGGCAGATTCTTCTATTCCGCCACAAACGTTTACAGAATATGTTCTTATGGGGATTAAGTCGTATACCTTCTTCTTTATCCTTGTTTTTTGTTAGATTGTTGGGAAAAATGAAAAAAGTAATATAA
- a CDS encoding acyltransferase encodes MDNETVRANLKNSPKLKKLIDWVIMNQVQTRPRWFVRLLAPLYQHRGKHSVIHRSARMDTPPYRKFSLGNYSVVESFACINNAVGDVLIGDYTRIGLHNTIIGPVKIGHHVNLAQGITVTALNHNFDDTNKRIDEQGVSTNAVTIEDDVWIGANAVILPGVTIGNHCVVAAGAVVTKDVPPHSLVVGVPAKVIKQI; translated from the coding sequence ATGGACAACGAAACCGTAAGAGCTAATTTAAAAAATAGTCCCAAGCTTAAAAAGCTGATTGATTGGGTGATTATGAACCAGGTGCAGACAAGACCACGCTGGTTTGTAAGATTATTGGCTCCATTATACCAGCACCGAGGTAAACACTCGGTGATTCACCGTTCGGCCAGAATGGACACTCCACCCTACCGAAAATTCTCACTTGGCAATTATTCGGTGGTGGAATCGTTTGCCTGCATCAACAATGCTGTGGGCGATGTGCTGATTGGCGATTACACCAGAATAGGTCTACACAATACGATTATCGGTCCGGTAAAGATTGGTCACCATGTAAACTTAGCGCAAGGCATTACCGTAACAGCATTGAACCACAATTTTGACGACACCAACAAACGGATAGACGAGCAAGGTGTAAGCACCAATGCCGTAACCATCGAGGATGACGTATGGATTGGTGCGAATGCCGTGATATTGCCAGGCGTTACGATTGGTAACCATTGCGTAGTAGCAGCAGGTGCAGTAGTAACCAAGGATGTACCACCCCACTCGCTTGTAGTAGGGGTACCAGCAAAAGTGATCAAGCAGATATGA
- a CDS encoding glycosyltransferase family 32 protein — protein sequence MKYLITSWNKLVRKECITDNKLLFIENIYLQDQPWLYYLVSHINSMLLLPHTTFFYEEAPESTNHGALNPERAQRYVNSWKTVFEYYLSRRPNSKDFKHNLEVDYLLYLQRTHLRAIFLFPYEKKDYNQILVFRNKIMSLALKDGRFLIACFLLLEYRPFIYLFRFRFIRSHYYYMIKIVGHIAHLFDFFHRKKTNLHQLINSIIQNMIPKIIHYCWLSGDEFPTLFKKCINSWKKQLPGWEFRLWDKTCLEEINEPWVYEAYEAKVYSHASDYIRLYAVYKYGGFYLDCDVEVLKDLSPFIELDYVLSKENSDSGYIEAAIFGAHAGNPYLRKCMEKYHDRHFILEDGSYDYKFIIPDIMMQCICEYTVLENIADFKLSQSTMQIYHYLCIG from the coding sequence ATGAAATATCTCATCACATCATGGAACAAACTTGTAAGAAAAGAATGCATAACCGATAATAAACTATTATTCATCGAAAACATCTACCTTCAAGATCAGCCATGGCTTTATTACCTCGTATCCCATATAAACTCCATGCTATTACTTCCCCATACCACATTTTTTTATGAAGAAGCGCCAGAAAGTACAAACCACGGAGCGTTAAATCCTGAAAGGGCACAAAGATACGTGAACAGTTGGAAAACCGTTTTTGAGTATTATCTATCACGTAGACCTAATAGCAAAGATTTTAAGCACAACCTAGAGGTTGATTACTTGCTTTATCTACAACGTACACATCTGCGCGCAATATTTTTGTTTCCATATGAAAAGAAAGACTACAACCAAATTTTAGTTTTTAGAAACAAGATAATGTCTCTTGCATTAAAAGACGGAAGGTTTCTCATTGCCTGCTTCCTTTTGCTTGAATATAGACCCTTCATATATTTATTTAGATTTAGATTTATTCGTTCTCATTATTACTATATGATAAAAATAGTAGGACACATAGCTCATCTGTTTGATTTTTTCCACAGAAAAAAAACTAATTTGCATCAATTAATTAACTCAATAATTCAAAATATGATACCCAAAATTATTCATTACTGCTGGTTAAGTGGAGACGAATTTCCTACATTGTTTAAGAAATGTATTAACTCTTGGAAAAAACAACTTCCTGGATGGGAGTTTCGTCTTTGGGATAAAACATGCCTTGAGGAGATCAATGAGCCTTGGGTTTATGAAGCATATGAAGCTAAGGTATATTCTCATGCCTCTGACTATATCCGTCTGTATGCCGTATATAAATATGGTGGTTTTTACCTTGACTGCGACGTTGAAGTATTGAAAGATTTATCCCCCTTTATAGAACTCGACTATGTTTTATCCAAGGAGAATTCCGACTCGGGATATATTGAGGCCGCAATATTCGGCGCTCATGCAGGAAATCCCTATTTAAGAAAATGCATGGAGAAATATCATGACCGGCATTTCATATTGGAAGATGGTTCATATGACTATAAATTTATAATTCCCGATATAATGATGCAGTGCATCTGTGAATATACTGTATTAGAAAATATAGCAGATTTCAAGCTTAGTCAATCAACCATGCAGATATATCATTATCTTTGCATTGGGTAA
- a CDS encoding NAD-dependent epimerase/dehydratase family protein: MDVIIPLAYNTHPLAKALECDATVLYPSSVEVYGNVRGSDIFMEDYTGKLNLANAHSCYPESKRLSEALCYSYMAERSAKVKIARLSRVFSPTMLASDANASSQLILKAWAGEDIILKIKYEQFFSYTYVADVARAMLFILLHGEYGKAYNVSSQDNNVMLRDFAGACARWASKS; the protein is encoded by the coding sequence GTGGATGTTATAATACCTTTGGCTTATAATACTCATCCTTTGGCTAAGGCTTTAGAATGTGATGCGACGGTGCTTTATCCCTCTTCTGTGGAGGTTTATGGCAATGTAAGGGGGAGCGATATCTTCATGGAGGATTATACGGGTAAGTTAAATCTTGCTAATGCGCATTCATGTTATCCGGAATCTAAACGATTAAGTGAGGCTTTGTGTTATTCTTATATGGCAGAGCGTAGTGCTAAAGTGAAGATTGCTCGTTTGAGTCGCGTATTTAGTCCAACCATGCTTGCATCTGACGCCAATGCCTCTTCCCAGCTCATTTTAAAGGCTTGGGCAGGCGAGGACATTATTCTCAAGATCAAGTATGAACAGTTCTTTTCTTATACTTATGTTGCTGATGTGGCGAGGGCGATGCTTTTCATCTTACTACATGGAGAATATGGTAAGGCCTATAATGTTTCTAGTCAGGACAACAATGTGATGTTGAGGGATTTTGCGGGAGCCTGTGCCCGTTGGGCAAGTAAGTCTTGA
- a CDS encoding 2-C-methyl-D-erythritol 4-phosphate cytidylyltransferase — MNIAIIIAGGSGNRMGQDIPKQFINVYDKPVLIYTLEGFQRHPMVDAIEVVCLDGWHGVLWAYAHQFNISKLKWVVSGGNTGQESIRNGVYNLEDKVSDNDIIIIHDGIRPLVDASVLTDVIQKAKQYGNAVTSLPYNEQIFIVNPEDKETTKEYIPREILRRVSTPQAYRFGRLDSAYHEAFEKEIGIYGSAYTNTMMVELGETLHFAAGSDKNIKLTTKDDLELFKGYLKVDKDTWLK; from the coding sequence ATGAATATTGCAATAATTATTGCTGGAGGTTCTGGCAATCGTATGGGGCAGGATATTCCCAAACAGTTTATCAATGTGTATGATAAACCTGTACTCATCTATACCTTAGAGGGGTTTCAGCGTCATCCAATGGTGGATGCAATTGAAGTCGTTTGCCTTGACGGATGGCATGGAGTTCTTTGGGCATACGCACACCAGTTTAATATTTCAAAACTGAAGTGGGTCGTTTCGGGTGGCAATACTGGCCAGGAAAGTATTCGAAATGGCGTATATAACTTAGAAGACAAGGTCAGTGATAATGATATTATCATAATTCATGACGGTATACGTCCTTTGGTGGATGCTAGCGTTCTGACGGATGTTATTCAAAAAGCCAAGCAATATGGTAATGCAGTTACTTCATTACCTTATAATGAACAAATATTTATTGTGAATCCTGAGGATAAAGAAACAACGAAGGAATATATTCCACGAGAGATATTACGTCGTGTTTCTACGCCTCAGGCTTATAGGTTTGGAAGGTTAGATTCTGCCTATCATGAGGCATTTGAAAAAGAGATCGGCATTTATGGCTCTGCTTATACTAATACAATGATGGTTGAACTCGGTGAGACGCTTCATTTTGCCGCAGGTTCTGACAAGAATATAAAACTGACAACGAAAGATGATCTAGAGTTGTTCAAAGGCTATTTGAAAGTAGATAAAGATACATGGCTGAAATAA
- a CDS encoding winged helix-turn-helix domain-containing protein codes for MAEKKATAKKATETKAAPAKKTTVKKAAAPKAAAKAVLAINAENVGFKAGDVYQALAAAGKALTVKEIAKAAKISEEETLLGLGWLFKEGKLANDGEKVTLA; via the coding sequence ATGGCAGAAAAGAAAGCAACAGCTAAGAAGGCTACCGAGACAAAGGCAGCCCCAGCTAAAAAAACAACCGTAAAGAAGGCCGCAGCTCCTAAGGCAGCTGCAAAGGCAGTTCTCGCAATCAACGCTGAGAATGTAGGTTTCAAGGCAGGTGATGTATATCAGGCACTTGCAGCAGCAGGTAAGGCTCTCACTGTAAAGGAGATTGCTAAGGCTGCAAAGATTTCTGAGGAGGAGACTCTTCTCGGTTTGGGTTGGCTCTTCAAGGAGGGCAAGCTCGCTAATGATGGTGAAAAAGTTACATTGGCTTAA
- a CDS encoding glycosyltransferase family 4 protein, with translation MSFKQYKIVYCTPALYMAGGVERVLTLKANYFADHYGYDITIILTEGKDKPLFYPLSDKVKVVNLDIGFEELWTCSFFKKIFVYLKKQRLYKKLLKQELLRIHPDITISLLRREINFLTSIIDGSKKIGELHVNRSNYRNFEPGETNVLKNLFSKLWMNNLVSNLKQLDRFVVLTEEDHRNWPELNNVVVIPDPLTFSSSTYSTSTEKRVIAVGRYVYQKGFDLLLRSWALVEKSTSDWILTIVGEGDRSPYDSLIDELNIDRTRCKLLGPTDRIQEEYMSSSFLVMSSRFEGFGMVLVEAMANGLPVISFDCPCGPKDIIQNHIDGLLVENGNVEKLAEAIIWMIQHPEERQKMANNAVENVQRFKIEQIAEQWKLLFEAL, from the coding sequence ATGTCTTTCAAACAATATAAAATAGTTTATTGTACACCTGCGTTATATATGGCAGGCGGTGTTGAACGTGTTTTGACATTAAAAGCCAATTATTTTGCAGATCATTATGGTTATGATATTACTATTATCTTAACTGAAGGAAAAGATAAACCGCTATTCTATCCACTTTCTGATAAGGTAAAGGTAGTCAATTTGGATATTGGTTTTGAAGAACTATGGACTTGCTCTTTTTTTAAGAAAATATTCGTTTATCTAAAAAAGCAACGCTTATATAAAAAACTGCTTAAGCAAGAATTGTTGCGTATTCACCCTGATATTACTATCAGTTTGCTTAGACGTGAAATTAACTTTCTAACATCAATAATAGATGGTAGTAAAAAAATCGGTGAATTACATGTTAATCGGTCTAATTATAGGAATTTTGAACCGGGTGAAACAAATGTACTTAAGAATCTTTTCTCAAAATTATGGATGAATAATTTAGTTTCTAATTTGAAACAACTTGATAGATTTGTTGTTTTAACAGAAGAAGATCATCGTAATTGGCCAGAATTGAATAATGTAGTAGTCATTCCCGATCCTCTGACTTTTTCATCCTCTACCTATAGCACTTCCACTGAAAAGCGTGTAATTGCCGTTGGCAGATACGTCTATCAAAAGGGATTCGATCTTCTTTTGAGGTCGTGGGCACTTGTTGAAAAATCCACTTCCGATTGGATACTGACTATTGTAGGAGAGGGAGACCGCTCGCCATATGATTCTTTAATTGATGAGTTAAACATAGATAGGACTCGTTGTAAACTATTGGGACCTACAGATCGGATACAAGAAGAGTATATGTCGAGCTCATTTCTTGTAATGAGTTCTCGTTTTGAAGGATTTGGCATGGTTCTTGTTGAGGCTATGGCCAATGGCTTACCTGTCATCTCATTTGATTGTCCATGTGGACCTAAGGATATTATTCAGAATCATATTGATGGATTATTAGTAGAGAATGGTAATGTAGAAAAACTGGCAGAAGCAATAATTTGGATGATACAACATCCAGAAGAACGTCAGAAAATGGCAAATAATGCGGTTGAAAATGTACAGCGCTTCAAAATTGAACAGATAGCTGAGCAGTGGAAACTATTATTCGAAGCTCTATAA
- a CDS encoding glycosyltransferase family 4 protein has translation MRIGIEAQRVFRRNKHGMDYVVLQEIKELQQIDTQNEYFVFVAPGIDRCLKDTKNVHIIVIGESFYPVWEQITLPRAVKKYHLDILHCTSNTAPIFCDVPLILTLHDIIFLEPRDKNNKSIYQNLGWLYRRKVVPKILQKCRRIITVSNFEKQNIINKLHIPEERMAMIYNGYNDWFKPLRDVADIYQSYIEKPGYFFFLGNTDPKKNTERTLIAYSKYLKESTIRRKLLMADLDQSYLNGIIERNNIENIRPYIVMPGYIVNSDLPYIYNSAFAFLYTSLRESFGIPLLEAMACGTPVITSNTSSMPEIGGSEAILINPENPDEIAAQMLRLEYDEAYYEAQKVVGLKRAGLFSWRKTAEQLLKLYETVYKELPNSNIS, from the coding sequence ATGAGAATAGGTATCGAAGCACAAAGGGTGTTCCGCCGTAACAAGCACGGTATGGACTACGTGGTTCTGCAAGAGATTAAAGAGCTACAGCAGATAGACACGCAGAACGAATACTTTGTGTTTGTGGCACCAGGTATTGACCGATGCCTGAAGGATACCAAAAACGTACATATCATCGTTATCGGCGAAAGTTTCTACCCCGTTTGGGAACAGATAACCCTGCCAAGGGCTGTAAAGAAATACCATCTTGACATCCTGCACTGCACCAGTAATACAGCACCGATATTCTGCGACGTTCCATTGATACTGACGCTGCACGACATTATCTTCCTAGAACCAAGAGATAAGAACAACAAGTCTATCTACCAGAACCTAGGCTGGCTGTACCGACGCAAGGTGGTGCCTAAGATTCTGCAGAAATGTCGTCGCATCATTACAGTGTCGAACTTTGAGAAACAGAATATCATTAACAAACTGCACATCCCCGAAGAGCGGATGGCGATGATTTATAATGGCTATAACGACTGGTTCAAGCCTTTAAGGGATGTGGCTGATATCTACCAATCGTATATCGAAAAGCCCGGCTATTTCTTCTTCCTAGGTAACACCGACCCCAAGAAGAATACAGAGCGTACACTGATTGCTTATTCGAAATACCTGAAGGAATCGACCATAAGACGTAAGTTGCTGATGGCAGATTTAGACCAAAGCTACCTGAATGGCATTATTGAACGAAACAACATTGAGAACATCAGACCGTATATCGTGATGCCAGGTTATATCGTAAACAGCGATCTGCCATACATCTATAACAGCGCCTTTGCCTTTCTGTACACCTCGCTCAGAGAGAGCTTTGGTATTCCACTCCTTGAGGCGATGGCCTGCGGCACACCCGTGATTACTTCTAACACCTCGTCGATGCCAGAGATTGGTGGCAGCGAGGCTATCCTCATCAACCCAGAGAATCCTGATGAGATTGCCGCACAGATGTTACGTCTGGAATACGACGAAGCCTACTATGAGGCACAAAAAGTAGTTGGACTAAAAAGAGCAGGTTTGTTCTCGTGGCGCAAAACTGCCGAACAACTGCTGAAACTATACGAAACGGTTTACAAAGAACTACCGAATTCCAACATCAGCTGA
- a CDS encoding phosphorylcholine transferase LicD codes for MGKSDATCFGCSFLKYSLYFVFLFVYLQKRINMRKITSDELRSIQLDLLQKTADFCEDNGIRYFLCGGTLLGAIRHKGYIPWDDDIDIAMPRPDYDRFCMTFNQPDSEYRVKSLSTHPDYNYAFAKVYDDRTMLKELHYKGVHFGVYIDILPIDGVKDSAQIKKIMFLHKVLNTKRPNYYKRTLSKIIVNTFGKLLLLPFTAHQIARWMDNEARKYAFGSMPSAGLIANPLGVGEQVDKHVFDSEVYMVFEGRQYRVPVGYDAYLSSIYGDYMQLPPVEHRVTHHTFDAWWKDDIQK; via the coding sequence ATGGGAAAATCAGATGCAACGTGTTTTGGATGCAGTTTTTTAAAATATTCTTTGTATTTTGTTTTTTTATTTGTATATTTGCAGAAAAGAATTAATATGAGAAAAATAACTTCTGATGAACTGAGATCCATTCAGTTGGATTTGCTACAAAAGACTGCAGACTTTTGTGAAGATAATGGTATAAGATATTTTCTGTGCGGTGGAACGCTTTTGGGTGCGATTCGTCATAAGGGTTACATACCATGGGATGATGATATTGACATAGCCATGCCTCGACCAGATTACGACCGATTTTGCATGACATTCAATCAGCCGGATAGTGAATATAGGGTGAAGAGCTTATCTACCCATCCTGATTATAATTACGCTTTTGCTAAGGTGTATGATGATCGAACCATGTTAAAAGAACTCCATTACAAAGGTGTACATTTTGGCGTATATATTGATATCTTGCCCATAGATGGCGTTAAGGATTCTGCCCAGATTAAAAAAATTATGTTTCTTCATAAAGTACTTAATACAAAGAGGCCAAATTATTATAAAAGAACGCTATCCAAAATAATTGTTAATACTTTTGGTAAATTATTGCTGCTACCATTTACTGCTCATCAAATTGCACGTTGGATGGACAATGAAGCTCGTAAGTATGCTTTTGGAAGTATGCCCTCAGCAGGACTAATAGCTAACCCCTTAGGAGTAGGAGAACAAGTCGACAAACATGTGTTCGATAGTGAAGTTTATATGGTATTTGAGGGCCGCCAATATCGGGTTCCTGTGGGTTATGATGCATACCTCAGTAGTATTTATGGTGATTATATGCAGCTGCCGCCAGTAGAGCATCGGGTTACACACCATACTTTTGATGCTTGGTGGAAAGATGATATCCAAAAATGA
- a CDS encoding glycosyltransferase: protein MKSICFITDSIFKSGGMQRVTAVIAEELSKQYDVTIVSFEEPEQEDLSMYGLKDYPVKIVFTHFRKTEKWKSMLYNAYSYLYKNALPKTAITSDLYAHSSFPREMREAVVKILKEGDFDTIIAVNSYLSMRLATIKRDLGDVKAIGWIYNSFNAFLREGSPYLGTELKYHYGRQLQKLDETVLLYLQDSEMYYHAYGFSPFVIPNPLTLKPGAPSTGKNKRFLAVGRLTPKHKGFDLLIKAFDKFAQRNSDWYLDIVGDGPEKEALNKMIENRYLTKRIKIHPFTENIQMFYSQASIYVSSSRWKDFGLVLVQAMAHGLPVISSDLPSSKEILGDFGMYFKNGDVDDLAKRLEEATYMDWQLKSNEAIMISQRFNANVIAEQWKTLIESDGQRNRKS from the coding sequence ATGAAGAGTATTTGTTTTATAACAGATAGTATTTTTAAGTCGGGCGGCATGCAGAGAGTGACTGCCGTAATTGCCGAGGAGCTATCAAAACAATATGATGTGACCATCGTAAGTTTTGAAGAACCGGAGCAAGAAGACTTATCGATGTATGGGTTGAAAGACTATCCCGTGAAGATTGTGTTTACCCATTTTCGTAAAACCGAAAAATGGAAAAGCATGTTATACAACGCATACAGCTATCTGTATAAAAACGCTCTGCCAAAAACAGCCATCACCTCCGATTTATATGCGCACAGCTCTTTTCCCAGAGAGATGCGAGAAGCTGTTGTAAAAATACTAAAAGAAGGCGATTTCGACACGATTATTGCAGTAAACTCATATCTCTCCATGCGACTGGCAACCATCAAAAGAGACTTGGGCGATGTAAAAGCTATCGGCTGGATTTACAACTCGTTCAATGCTTTCCTGAGAGAGGGTTCACCTTACTTAGGCACTGAGCTAAAATACCACTACGGTAGACAGTTGCAGAAATTGGATGAGACAGTACTGCTGTACCTGCAGGATTCGGAGATGTACTATCATGCCTACGGATTCTCACCTTTTGTGATTCCAAATCCACTGACACTCAAACCAGGCGCTCCATCAACAGGAAAGAATAAACGATTCTTAGCAGTAGGAAGATTAACCCCAAAACATAAGGGATTCGACCTGCTGATAAAAGCCTTCGACAAGTTTGCTCAGCGCAATTCCGACTGGTATCTGGATATTGTAGGAGATGGACCAGAGAAAGAGGCACTGAACAAGATGATTGAGAATCGCTATCTGACGAAAAGAATAAAGATACATCCCTTTACCGAGAACATCCAGATGTTCTATTCGCAGGCCAGCATCTATGTATCAAGTTCGAGATGGAAAGACTTCGGACTGGTATTGGTACAGGCAATGGCACACGGACTGCCAGTGATTTCGTCGGACCTACCATCGAGTAAAGAGATACTGGGCGATTTCGGCATGTACTTTAAGAATGGTGATGTGGACGATCTTGCCAAACGACTGGAGGAAGCCACTTACATGGATTGGCAGTTAAAATCGAACGAGGCAATTATGATATCGCAACGTTTCAATGCGAACGTGATTGCTGAGCAATGGAAGACGCTGATAGAAAGTGATGGACAACGAAACCGTAAGAGCTAA